ATGATAAAAGATAAAGAAATCGAAGCATGGTCTTCTGACGAATTAGCCAAAGAATTAACCATGCTCAAACAACAACTCTACTATCAGATGAAATTGACGGTAGAAGAGTTGGTTGCTTTTGGTCGTTTTCCTTATAGTCACGGACGTTTGACGAAAAAAGACCAAGGGAAAATAGATGAAGCAATAACTTACATGGACTTGCAGCTGTTTAGAAGGCGGATGATTGATACGCTTTCTGGTGGGCAGTTACAACGTATGTTTATTGCTATGGTTTTAGCTCAAGATACGGACATCGTCCTTCTTGACGAACCGCTTAACAATCTGGATATTAAGCAAGGTATTTCGATGATAAAAATACTGCGTTCTCTAGTTGATGACTTAGGGAAAACGGTGAGTTTAAGGATGGAAAAGTTTTCTGTTCAGGAACGCTTCATCACGTTATGGTGAAAGAGATTTTAGACAATCTCTATGATATGGACCTTATTTTAGATGAGATTAATGGTAATAGGATTTGTGTTTACCAATAGAAAGTTTATATGGTGAAAACATGAAGAAGCAATTGACATTACTATTAACCGCAATGATGGTACTCATTATGGCTGTATTTTTAGGTGATTGTTCGTCAAGCTCTAGCTCAAATAGTACAAGCCGATCTAGTGACGCCTCTGAAGTGACAATTACAGATGCAACAGGAAAAGTCAGCGTAGCGACGAATCCTAAAAAAAGTGGTTGTCCTTGATTTTGGTGTTGCGGATACACTCCGTACTTTAGGGTACGAAGATGTGATTGTTGGGATGCCGAAAGGGTCTGTACCAACGTATCTCTCTGATTTAACTTCTAAAGATTCTATTACTGACGTCGGAAATTTAAAAGAAGTTAATTTGGAAACTATTGCAAATCTAGAACCTGACTTAATTATCGCTTCTGGACGAACATCAAGTCAATTGGAAGATTTCCAAGAAATCTCACCGACAATTTATTTTTCAACAGATACGAGTGATTATTGGAATTCTCTTCAAAAGAACGTTACGGAATTAGTTAAAATTTTCGGTAGTTCTGCCAAGAAAGAAGCTAAAAGTCAATTATTAGATATTGATGATTTGATTGAAGAAACAGCAGAGAAAAATGCTGACACGACCAAAACAACGTTAATGTTGATGCTTAATGAGGGCAATATGTCAGGTATTGCTGCTGATGGACGTTATTCATTTGTTTATGAGGACCTTGGATTTAAAGCAACTGATTTGGAAATTGAAAAATCAAGCCACGGTGCTAAAGATAGTTCAAGTTCTTCAAGCTCATCAAGTTCATCATCAGACACGAGTTCTTCATCAAGCTCAAGCAATCAATATCACGGTTCTGGTTTAAGTTATGAAAGTATTAGTGAAGTCAACCCAGATATTATTTTTGTCGTTGACCGCACTTTGGCTATTGGGGGAGATGACTCAGCCAATTCAGATATTTTAAATAATGATTTGATTCAGGCAACGAACGCAGGTCAAAATAATAAAATCATTACCTTAACATCAGACCTCTGGTATTTGTCTGGTGGAGGTTTGGAATCAACCAAACTAATGATTGAAGAAGTTGCAGCATACGCAGGTAACTAAATCTTAATTGACCATAATCTCCCTAATACACATAGATAAGAGAGATTTTCTCAACCATAAAAAGCCTAAGAAAATAACATTAAAAAGCCTAAGAAAGTAACATTTCTAGGCTTTTTCGTTTTCTTCAACAGTTTGTGTCTTCGCGAGATAGACACCGATTAAAGTGGTGGCAATAGCTATGACTGATTGGAGATTTAGGTTTTCTTGGAAAATCACCCAAGCGTAAAGTGCCGCAACAACAGGCTGTGATAGAGTGATTAAAGAAGATAGGCTGGCATTGACTTTACCGAGACAGTAAGCTAGTAACCCTTGCCCAAGAATTTGGGAGACAAGAGCCAAAGCCAAAAGTGGCAAAAGCTCTGCTATATTTTATGGTAGGTAAAATTCTTCGGTCAAGAAAATCACAACAGCAAGCACTAATAGTGTTCCAAAGGCACTAAAAACCATAATCACGTTAGATTTGACGGTGTCGCGCAATTGATAAACGGTAATCATAAACATGTGTACAATAGCACGGTGAATCTTCTTAATCAAATTGCGCTGGCTAATATTTTATCAAGTGGTGATTATGACCGCTTGGTACGCAAGATTAATCATGTTTTTAAGAAGCGTTACGAGGCATTCAAAAAGGAATTTGAACGGTTTCAGTCGCTGATAAAGCTTTCATCAAATGTCAGCGGTCAATATTTTTTGGTGACTTTTCCAGATAAAATTAATCAGGGTGATTTGATAAAACAAGCTGAAAACGAAGGGGTTCGTGTTTACTATACCATGCAATTCTGGCAAGAAAAGGCAGCTTGTTCGCAGGAAAGTTTTTTTCTTGGGTTCAGTAAAATTGATTTGGAAAATATCCCAGATTGTGTCAGTCGCCTTAGACGAGCTTGGGATTGATCGCAGTATTTCATTGAGGAATTCTTCCAAGCAAATTAAGAGACTGAAAGCGGCGATTTTGCTATACTATTCTTGTATGTTATAAAAGGAGCTTTCGCATGAAATATATTGTCAATAACTCCCATAATCCTGCTTACAATGTGGCTTTGGAAGCTTACGCTTTTCGTGAATTGTTAGCTGAAGATGAGCTTTTTATTCTTTGGATTAATGAGCCAACGATTGTTATTGGTAAACACCAAAATGCTATCGAAGAAATTAACAAAACTTACACAGATGAACATGGTATTCATGTGGTTCGTCGTTTATCAGGTGGCGGTGCGGTTTACCATGACCTCAATAATTTGAATTACACGATTATTTCTAATAAATCACAAGAAGGGGCTTTTGATTTTAAAACCTTTTCCCAACCTGTCATTGAAACGCTAGCTGATTTAGGGGTGACAGCGACTTTTACGGGACGTAATGACCTCGAAATTGACGGAAAGAAATTTTGTGGCAATGCGCAAGCCTATTATAAAGGACGAATGATGCACCATGGTTGTCTGTTATTTGACGTGGATATGACTGTTCTTGGAAATGCTCTGCAAGTTTCAAAGGATAAAATTGAATCCAAAGGGGTTAAATCTGTGCGTGCGCGTGTGACCAATATTTTAGATGAATTGCCAGAAAAAATGACTGTTGAAGCCTTTTCAAATCAATTGTTAAATAAAATGAAAGAATCTTATCCTGATATGACAGAATATGTCTTTTCTGATGATGACCTGAAAAACATTCAAGCCTTGGCTGACCAACAATTTGGCACTTGGGACTGGACTTACGGAGAAGCACCAGAATATACAATTAAACGCTCTGTTCGTTACCCAGCAGGAAAAATTACCACATATGCTAATGTTGAAAAATCAGTCATTAAAGGAATGAAACTTTACGGTGACTTTTTTGGCATCAAAGATGTGGCTGACATTGAACAAGCCCTAATCGGACTTCGCTACGAATACCCAGATGTTTTAGCCAAACTCCAAACAATTGATACCACTCAATACTTTACCAACATCACTCCACAAGAAATCGCCAAAGCAATCGTGGAGTGAGGGAATATATAAAACTAGCTAGCAAAAATTGCTAGCTAGTTTTTATTATGTTTTTTAGTTAGGCATCTTGTGATGAGTATTTAGTGCTTATTTCCAAGTTGCGTTTTCGTAGGAAACAGTGACAGGGTTATCGTCACTTACAAGATAAACATCAACAATAGTTGCTTTTTGACCTGATGTTAAGCCATCAACAGGTTGGGTTGAAACATTTGTAAATGTGTAATCCAAGGTTTTACCTTCAGAATCTAAAACAGTCCATCCACCTAAATCAATATAATCTGAACTGGTATTCTCTACTATTGTTGTAACAACAAGTGCTTTTTTACCTTCAAATTTACTATATTCTTCCTCTGGATATCCTTCTTTTAAGTCAATATTTTCATCTATAACAGGTTTCTGTATTGTCATTTTTAAACCTGTTGATTCATATCCAGTAACATGCATATCAGCTTCAGTGAAAGTGTAACTTTCGTCAAATGAAAGGTTGTGAGAGGTCTCCTCTTTACTAGAGCTTGATTCTTTGATAATCTCAATAGAAGTCGTAGTTGTTTCTTCATCTGAGCTCTTTGAGCAAGCAACAAGTGTAGTAGCAGAAATGAACAATACTCCTCCTAATAACATTTTTTTCATTAAAAATTCTCCATTCAGCTTTTAACGTGGTTCAGTTTTTTTGCACGTTTTCCTAATTTAGTCTAAGTAGTGCGTGTGTTTGGTAATCCATTGTTGCAATTTAATATTAAGCCAGAATGAGTAGATACCGATTGTAATGATAGTTAAAATGAGCCACTTAATCCAATTGCCAAAGAGTTGTGTGGCTGTTCCGTCAAAGGCTAGACGGTGTCCGTCAATAACAGTATGTTTGACTTTCCAGTTTATCATGATACAAATACCCCAAGGTGCGCAGATTCCAAGGGTTAAAATGGTAATCAACCCAGCTAAAATACTGTGTCCAATGTAACTTAATAAACCACCGTCAAAATAACTTTCTCGTTTCATCCTATATATCTCCTTTGTATTTAAACGATTGCTTTACGCAAAAACGTTATTAGTGTAGCATATTGGACACAGCTATTCAAGATGACATGAGTAAAAACAAACGAAAACCACCCAAAGTTGCACTTTAGTGGTTATTATTTGTGGTGAAAAATGTTATTGTCTTTCGATTTATTCACGCATTATTTTGAGAAATTGTTTGGTACTTGGGGATGACGTGTTTTGTTTTTTCCAGAGAATTTGTAGGGTGTCGTGATTATTTTCAGCAAATGAACAAAGGTTAAGTCACTATCTGGATATGAGGTGTCGATAATGTTGCCAAGGCAAAGAGCAATTCCCACACCAGCTTTGACGAGAAGTGAAGCATTATAGAGCAAATTATAGGTTGCGACGATACGATAATCCCCTAAACCAGCCAATGCGCTAGGTTCTGTACTCGTTTGAGCAGAAGTGATAAGTGGGTAAGCCAGCGCATCAGTGAGGTTTGGCTTTTCAATCAGCGTTAACGGATGCCCTTTAGGCACCAAGGCTCCCCAGTGGTCACGGTTGTCAAGGGCTAGGTGATTGTATTTTTTGATATCGTAACTGCCAATGGTAATTCCTAAGTCATAAACGCCTTTATTTAAATGTTCGAGAATGTCATCTGCGTTACCGCTGCGAATATGGACACGAATATCTGGATATTGTTCGGTTAGCGTTCTGATAGCGCGGAAAACAATATCAAGCGACGGGCTTTCGGGAGCTCCGATGTAAATATCACCAGCAATGCTATCTGTTTTTCAAATGTTATTTTCAGTTTTTTCAACCAATGCTAGAATTTCAATGGCACGGTTGTAAAGGTATTGCCCGTCATCGGTCAATTGAATTTCACGGCTACCTCGGTGAAATAAAATCGTGTCTAATTCATCTTCTAATTCTTTAATTTGTCGTGAGAGTGTTGGTTGTGTCACGTGCAGAGCGTCAGCTGCATTGGAAATGCTAGAGAAGCCTTTGACAGTCATTATCATTTGAAAAATGAAGCAACAATCAATTTCTTAGGAACTTGTTTAGAAAATTTTGTGAAGTATGTTGGTTTGGTAAATGGACTGAATGCCCCAAACGAAGAAATTCTCAAACCTGCTGGAGCTAACGAAAGTACACCAGTATCTACGGATGCTAATTCAGGTCCTTCAGCTAGTTGGAATGCGAGTGCAGCCCCAGTAGTCAAGCCTATCACCTCTAACTAAACAACCCCATTTGATAAAACACTAGACGACATCTTTGGTTATGATTTAGGCATTGAAGGAAAAGATATTTTAGATACAGTAGCTTTAGATTAAAAACAAAAACGCCTTTATGGCGTTTTTTTGATTAATTAAGTAATTGCTGATAAAGGTTTAATTCCTCTTCCTCGTCAACGTTAAAGATAATTTTATTAACAAATTGGCTATGTTCTAAAAAGTCTTTTGCGGTTTGAATGGCAATTCTTGCCGCATTTTCATTAATAAAATGAACTTCATCATCTGTTGCAAGGGATGATAGAGCAACAGATTCAAGATGATTTTTTTCTGCCAA
This sequence is a window from Streptococcus macedonicus ACA-DC 198. Protein-coding genes within it:
- a CDS encoding Iron compound ABC uptake transporter ATP-binding protein PiuD, which translates into the protein MIKDKEIEAWSSDELAKELTMLKQQLYYQMKLTVEELVAFGRFPYSHGRLTKKDQGKIDEAITYMDLQLFRRRMIDTLSGGQLQRMFIAMVLAQDTDIVLLDEPLNNLDIKQGISMIKILRSLVDDLGKTVSLRMEKFSVQERFITLW
- a CDS encoding Iron compound ABC uptake transporter substrate-binding protein PiuA, giving the protein MKKQLTLLLTAMMVLIMAVFLGDCSSSSSSNSTSRSSDASEVTITDATGKVSVATNPKKVVVLDFGVADTLRTLGYEDVIVGMPKGSVPTYLSDLTSKDSITDVGNLKEVNLETIANLEPDLIIASGRTSSQLEDFQEISPTIYFSTDTSDYWNSLQKNVTELVKIFGSSAKKEAKSQLLDIDDLIEETAEKNADTTKTTLMLMLNEGNMSGIAADGRYSFVYEDLGFKATDLEIEKSSHGAKDSSSSSSSSSSSSDTSSSSSSSNQYHGSGLSYESISEVNPDIIFVVDRTLAIGGDDSANSDILNNDLIQATNAGQNNKIITLTSDLWYLSGGGLESTKLMIEEVAAYAGN
- the lplA gene encoding Lipoate-protein ligase A — protein: MKYIVNNSHNPAYNVALEAYAFRELLAEDELFILWINEPTIVIGKHQNAIEEINKTYTDEHGIHVVRRLSGGGAVYHDLNNLNYTIISNKSQEGAFDFKTFSQPVIETLADLGVTATFTGRNDLEIDGKKFCGNAQAYYKGRMMHHGCLLFDVDMTVLGNALQVSKDKIESKGVKSVRARVTNILDELPEKMTVEAFSNQLLNKMKESYPDMTEYVFSDDDLKNIQALADQQFGTWDWTYGEAPEYTIKRSVRYPAGKITTYANVEKSVIKGMKLYGDFFGIKDVADIEQALIGLRYEYPDVLAKLQTIDTTQYFTNITPQEIAKAIVE